A stretch of Bordetella petrii DNA encodes these proteins:
- a CDS encoding MarR family winged helix-turn-helix transcriptional regulator — protein sequence MPTEPSGDALPALERFLTYRMHVVNKISDRDSNRAYQETCGLPLGEARCLAAIGRYAPLSVNELARAANLNKGQASRSAQALVDRGLVSKQACENDARGVLLAPTGAGQARYEQIVALIARRNDEIFGCLSEREQAQFGAMLDRIIAHMEGG from the coding sequence ATGCCCACTGAACCTTCCGGCGATGCCCTGCCCGCCCTCGAACGCTTCCTGACCTACCGGATGCACGTGGTCAACAAGATTTCCGACCGCGACTCCAACCGGGCGTACCAGGAAACCTGCGGCCTGCCGCTGGGCGAAGCGCGCTGCCTGGCGGCCATCGGCCGCTATGCGCCGCTATCGGTGAATGAGCTGGCGCGCGCCGCCAACCTGAACAAGGGCCAGGCCAGCCGCTCGGCGCAGGCCCTGGTGGACCGCGGACTGGTCAGCAAGCAAGCCTGCGAGAACGATGCGCGCGGCGTGCTGCTGGCGCCCACCGGCGCGGGCCAGGCGCGCTATGAGCAGATCGTGGCGCTGATTGCGCGCCGCAATGACGAGATCTTCGGCTGCCTCAGCGAGCGCGAGCAGGCGCAGTTCGGGGCGATGCTGGATCGGATCATCGCGCATATGGAAGGCGGCTGA
- a CDS encoding LysM peptidoglycan-binding domain-containing M23 family metallopeptidase → MFPVPAFHTDTLSVPVISTLPVSSAAPRRPWATAAWRRAGAVLCASLAMLLAACSSTKVGPGSYRVQSGDTLSKIAREHNTSVAELMRLNNLSNPNRISKGQVLRVNAKGSAASASSASSPPPSAAASAAAVRGIKLVWPADGTVTHRYNGSSSKGITIVNKTGTPVRAAAAGSVVYAGNRLRGYGNLVIVQHADHFLSIYAHNNRMLVKEGQKVSQGQQIAEMGSTDRSGPGLYFELRYRGKPVDPSGALPPR, encoded by the coding sequence ATGTTCCCGGTCCCCGCCTTTCATACCGATACGCTGTCAGTGCCTGTTATCTCGACCCTACCCGTTTCTTCCGCGGCGCCGCGCCGCCCCTGGGCCACGGCCGCATGGCGCCGGGCCGGCGCCGTGCTGTGCGCCAGCCTGGCCATGCTGCTGGCGGCGTGCAGTTCCACCAAGGTGGGGCCGGGGTCTTACCGCGTGCAGTCGGGCGATACCCTGAGCAAGATCGCGCGCGAGCACAATACCAGCGTGGCGGAGCTCATGCGCCTGAACAACCTGTCCAACCCCAATCGCATCAGCAAGGGGCAGGTGCTGCGGGTCAATGCCAAGGGCTCCGCCGCTTCCGCGTCCAGCGCCAGCAGCCCGCCGCCGTCGGCGGCGGCGTCGGCCGCCGCTGTGCGCGGCATCAAGCTGGTATGGCCGGCCGACGGCACCGTCACGCACCGCTACAACGGCAGTTCGTCGAAGGGCATCACCATCGTCAATAAAACCGGCACGCCGGTGCGGGCCGCCGCCGCGGGCAGCGTGGTGTACGCCGGCAACCGCCTGCGCGGCTATGGCAACCTGGTCATCGTGCAGCATGCCGACCACTTCCTCAGCATCTACGCCCACAACAACAGAATGCTGGTCAAAGAAGGCCAGAAAGTTTCGCAGGGCCAGCAGATCGCCGAGATGGGCAGCACCGACCGCAGCGGCCCCGGCCTGTACTTCGAGCTGCGCTACCGCGGCAAGCCGGTAGACCCATCGGGCGCCTTGCCGCCGCGCTGA
- a CDS encoding SGNH/GDSL hydrolase family protein, with protein MLFTLLLSRRAPARRWLAGLAAMAALAGGAARADAPVPAWSPSWMASPQPTWASGFALPTQVPQRLHDSTVREVARLSIGGPRLRVLLSNAYGKAPLRVGAASVALPAGQGPAILPASLRPLTFGGQASVLIPAGAQVLSDPADLPVRPLGHVAVSIYLPDDTPLRTFHWEGRRDAWLAAGNATTQARLAPTATLSAHLLLAEVRVQTDVPAPVVVALGDSITDGAGSTPGADRRWPDFLAARLAPGGTAVLNAGISGARLLQDGMGASALARLDRDVLAHRNVQAMIVLLGINDISWPGSAFVPDGRPPGLPDLIAGYRQLIAQAHARGVRVIGVTLTPFQGALEGTPITGYYSPAKDRLRQALNQWIRDSGEFDAVVDADAALRDPAAPSRMLPRFDSGDHLHPGDAGYQALARAVDTATLLSRLPYAR; from the coding sequence ATGCTTTTCACTCTGCTTTTGTCGCGCCGGGCGCCCGCCCGCCGGTGGCTGGCCGGCCTGGCCGCCATGGCTGCGCTGGCTGGCGGCGCAGCCCGCGCCGATGCGCCTGTTCCCGCCTGGAGCCCCTCGTGGATGGCCAGTCCCCAGCCGACGTGGGCCTCTGGCTTTGCCCTGCCCACCCAGGTGCCCCAGCGCCTGCATGACAGCACGGTGCGCGAAGTGGCCCGGCTGAGCATTGGCGGCCCGCGCTTGCGGGTGCTGCTGTCCAACGCCTATGGCAAAGCCCCGCTGCGGGTCGGGGCGGCCAGCGTGGCCCTGCCGGCGGGCCAGGGCCCGGCCATTTTGCCGGCATCGTTGCGGCCGCTGACTTTCGGCGGGCAGGCCTCGGTGCTGATCCCCGCGGGGGCGCAGGTGCTGAGCGACCCTGCTGATCTGCCGGTGCGGCCGCTGGGCCATGTGGCGGTCAGCATCTACCTGCCCGACGATACGCCGCTGCGCACCTTCCACTGGGAAGGACGCCGCGATGCCTGGCTGGCGGCCGGCAATGCAACTACCCAGGCCCGCCTGGCGCCCACGGCCACGCTCAGCGCGCACTTGCTGCTGGCCGAAGTCCGCGTGCAAACCGATGTCCCCGCGCCGGTGGTGGTGGCGTTGGGCGACTCGATCACCGACGGCGCGGGGTCGACGCCGGGAGCCGACCGGCGCTGGCCCGACTTCCTGGCGGCGCGGCTGGCGCCCGGGGGCACGGCAGTGCTGAACGCCGGCATCTCGGGCGCGCGCCTGCTGCAGGACGGCATGGGCGCCAGCGCGCTGGCGCGGCTCGACCGCGATGTGCTGGCGCACCGCAACGTGCAGGCCATGATCGTGCTGCTGGGCATCAACGACATCAGCTGGCCCGGCAGCGCCTTCGTGCCCGATGGCAGGCCGCCCGGCCTGCCGGACCTGATCGCCGGCTATCGCCAGTTGATCGCCCAGGCGCACGCGCGCGGCGTGCGCGTCATCGGCGTGACGCTGACTCCATTCCAGGGCGCGCTGGAAGGCACCCCGATCACGGGCTACTACAGCCCCGCCAAAGACCGCCTGCGGCAGGCGCTGAACCAATGGATACGCGACAGCGGCGAATTCGACGCCGTGGTGGATGCCGACGCCGCACTGCGCGACCCCGCGGCTCCATCCCGCATGCTGCCGCGCTTCGATTCAGGCGACCACCTGCACCCCGGCGACGCCGGCTACCAGGCGCTGGCCCGGGCCGTCGACACCGCCACGCTGCTCAGCCGCCTTCCATATGCGCGATGA
- a CDS encoding COG1470 family protein, with protein sequence MRKALSFLALAAAMLLSTPVLAQGSNIKGLYLVTDYPAVTAQPGTTSSVRLQLRNYGLPPERLGLSVDGVPDGWTATLLGGGQPVAAAMPSTDDSVSLQLQLKVPADAGTQPRTLTVVAEGDGQRIALPLHIMLAKELPTKLTLDTKLPAIKGGAQSPFDYSLTVKNDSGKDLTVSFAAKAPQYFDTRFTEGYGSQQISALPIKAGESKDIKLTVRPPGNTEPGSYPVQVVASADGIEASSQLKLDIVGQPHLQLSGRDGLMSGNAQAGKASSIPVLIRNDGGAAADNVALSGSGPSGWKVEFEPKTIEHLAPGQQVEAQASITPSERSLAGDYMTHLTASANGQSASGDFRITVSTSSLWGIVGVIILAIAVLILVGAVARFGRR encoded by the coding sequence ATGCGAAAAGCGCTTTCCTTCCTGGCCCTTGCAGCGGCCATGCTGTTGTCCACGCCCGTGCTTGCGCAAGGCAGCAATATCAAGGGGCTGTACCTGGTCACCGACTATCCCGCCGTCACCGCGCAGCCCGGCACCACCTCATCCGTCAGGCTGCAGCTGCGCAACTACGGCCTGCCGCCCGAGCGGCTCGGGCTCAGTGTCGATGGCGTGCCCGATGGCTGGACCGCCACCCTGCTGGGCGGCGGGCAACCCGTCGCCGCGGCCATGCCCAGCACCGACGACAGCGTCTCGCTGCAACTGCAGCTGAAAGTGCCCGCCGACGCGGGCACGCAGCCGCGCACCCTGACCGTGGTGGCCGAAGGCGACGGCCAGCGCATCGCGCTGCCGTTGCACATCATGCTGGCCAAAGAACTTCCCACCAAGCTCACGCTGGACACCAAACTGCCGGCCATCAAGGGCGGCGCGCAATCGCCGTTCGACTACTCGCTGACGGTGAAGAACGACAGCGGCAAAGACCTGACCGTCAGCTTCGCGGCCAAGGCGCCGCAGTACTTCGACACGCGCTTCACCGAAGGCTACGGCAGCCAGCAGATCAGCGCGCTGCCGATCAAGGCCGGCGAATCGAAAGACATCAAGCTCACCGTGCGTCCGCCCGGCAACACCGAGCCCGGCAGCTATCCGGTGCAGGTCGTGGCCAGCGCCGATGGCATCGAAGCGTCCAGCCAGCTGAAGCTGGACATCGTGGGCCAGCCGCACCTGCAGCTGTCCGGCCGCGACGGCCTGATGAGCGGCAACGCGCAGGCCGGCAAGGCCTCGTCGATACCGGTGCTGATCCGCAACGACGGCGGCGCCGCCGCCGACAACGTCGCGCTGTCGGGCAGCGGCCCATCGGGCTGGAAAGTCGAGTTCGAACCCAAGACCATCGAACACCTGGCGCCGGGCCAGCAGGTTGAAGCGCAGGCCAGCATCACGCCGTCCGAGCGTTCGCTGGCGGGCGACTACATGACCCACCTTACCGCCTCCGCCAACGGCCAGTCGGCCAGCGGCGACTTCCGCATCACCGTTTCCACGTCCAGCCTGTGGGGCATCGTCGGTGTCATCATTCTGGCCATCGCCGTGCTGATCCTGGTGGGCGCCGTTGCGAGGTTCGGACGCCGATGA
- a CDS encoding ABC transporter ATP-binding protein, producing MNDYLIEAQGVTKRYGSLRAVDDVSFQVGRGEIFGLLGPNGAGKTTTILMLLGLTDVSAGSVRVMGRDPQRDPLGVKRQLGYLPDAVGFYDYLSARDNLAYTARLLGLDASARGARIDQALARMRLSDVADRRVATYSRGMRQRLGLAEIIMKDARVAILDEPTSGLDPQSTEEFLELIRALKADGVTVLLSSHLLDHMQRICDRVALFRRGRIALMGSVPELARQVLGTGFSVDVQADGEGLDAHLRQVRGVHAVDIVAPGHYRLLAEDDVRADAARAVVQAGGDLHRLSVDLPSLDAIYNRYFHDAEAGTPENHHAKA from the coding sequence ATGAACGACTACCTGATCGAAGCGCAGGGCGTAACCAAGCGGTACGGCAGCCTGCGCGCCGTCGACGACGTGTCGTTCCAGGTCGGGCGCGGCGAAATCTTCGGCCTGCTCGGCCCCAACGGGGCCGGCAAGACCACCACCATCTTGATGCTGTTGGGCCTGACCGACGTCAGCGCGGGCTCGGTGCGCGTCATGGGCCGGGACCCCCAGCGCGATCCCCTGGGCGTGAAGCGCCAGCTGGGCTACCTGCCCGACGCTGTCGGTTTCTACGACTACCTGTCGGCGCGCGACAACCTGGCCTATACGGCGCGGCTGCTGGGGCTGGACGCGAGCGCGCGCGGCGCCCGCATCGACCAGGCCCTGGCGCGCATGCGCCTGTCGGACGTGGCCGACCGGCGCGTGGCCACGTATTCGCGCGGCATGCGGCAGCGGCTGGGGCTGGCCGAGATCATCATGAAAGACGCGCGCGTGGCCATCCTGGACGAACCCACCTCGGGCCTGGACCCGCAGTCCACCGAAGAATTCCTGGAGCTGATCCGCGCCCTGAAGGCCGATGGCGTCACCGTGCTGCTGTCGTCGCACCTGCTGGATCACATGCAGCGCATCTGCGACCGCGTGGCGCTGTTCCGGCGCGGCCGCATCGCGCTGATGGGCAGCGTGCCCGAACTCGCGCGGCAGGTGCTGGGCACCGGCTTCTCGGTCGACGTACAGGCCGACGGCGAAGGGCTGGATGCGCATCTGCGCCAGGTGCGCGGCGTGCACGCCGTCGATATCGTGGCGCCGGGCCACTATCGCCTGCTGGCCGAAGACGACGTACGCGCCGACGCCGCGCGCGCGGTCGTGCAGGCCGGCGGCGACCTGCATCGCCTGTCGGTCGACCTGCCCAGCCTGGACGCCATCTACAACCGCTACTTCCACGATGCCGAAGCCGGCACCCCGGAGAACCATCATGCAAAAGCGTAA
- a CDS encoding TetR/AcrR family transcriptional regulator: MATQPSRKQLTHDRILQTAARAIRRGGYGGAGVADIMQEAGLTHGGFYAHFPSRDAMLAAAVERAGQESAERLARHQDAQARLGIHPLRALVESYLSDAHLAAPERGCPVAALLSEMPRQAAPVRDASRERVRALMQRVRQAMPEATPEQAHAVAGTLVGALQMARALGGAEGKAVLSSCRQVLLNQYAHSSPHRGA; encoded by the coding sequence ATGGCCACCCAGCCCAGCCGCAAACAGCTCACCCATGACCGCATCCTGCAAACCGCGGCGCGCGCCATCCGCCGCGGCGGCTATGGCGGCGCGGGCGTGGCCGACATCATGCAGGAAGCCGGCCTGACCCACGGCGGCTTTTATGCGCACTTTCCCTCGCGCGATGCCATGCTGGCCGCCGCCGTCGAACGCGCCGGCCAGGAAAGCGCCGAACGGCTGGCGCGGCACCAGGACGCCCAGGCACGCCTGGGCATCCACCCCTTGCGCGCGCTGGTCGAATCGTATCTGTCCGATGCGCACCTGGCCGCCCCCGAGCGCGGCTGCCCGGTAGCCGCGCTATTGTCGGAAATGCCGCGCCAGGCCGCGCCGGTGCGCGATGCCTCGCGCGAACGCGTGCGCGCGCTGATGCAGCGGGTGCGCCAGGCCATGCCCGAGGCCACGCCCGAACAGGCCCACGCCGTGGCCGGCACGCTGGTCGGCGCGCTGCAAATGGCCCGCGCGCTGGGCGGCGCCGAAGGCAAGGCCGTGCTGTCCAGTTGCCGCCAGGTGCTGCTGAACCAATACGCCCATTCCTCGCCACACCGCGGCGCCTGA
- a CDS encoding MFS transporter — protein sequence MNSTAAPSPSIPADTGQRHAGPWPVFCIASIAVFLVSLDSTMLFAAFNALRAGFPEASAADLSWVLNAYTVVYATMLIPSGGLADRHGRKRVFMTGVAIFLAASAACGLAGSVQWLILARVAQAIGAALLTPASLSLVLDAFPQARRAVVVSMWGAVSALAAAVGPSLGSLVADSAGWQWAFYLNLPLGAVSLWRGASMLRESSRPETRRPLDLVGMALLMVGVGAIALAIVQADSPTWRRGDLLAAAATGMVALAAFVAWARAAAAPLLDLSLFQHRTYRYVNLATLAFGMAFAMMFFAFFFYMMGIWHYSMPLAGLAITPGPLLVIPAAIITGRLAARHGHRPFLASGSLVYACAGLWFLLVPGAEPDYLRHWLPGLLLSGLGVGMVLPALSAAAVSRLPARHYAVGSAVNQATRQIGSVMGVAVTVLWLGAATLQRADFTPVYGMHVALALLTGLLCLAVDTHPRSLAAASR from the coding sequence ATGAACTCGACTGCAGCTCCCTCCCCTTCCATCCCGGCCGACACAGGGCAGCGCCACGCCGGCCCCTGGCCGGTTTTCTGCATCGCCAGCATTGCCGTGTTTCTGGTGTCGCTGGACAGCACCATGCTGTTCGCCGCGTTCAACGCGTTGCGCGCGGGCTTTCCCGAAGCATCGGCCGCCGATCTGTCGTGGGTGCTGAACGCCTACACGGTGGTCTATGCCACCATGCTGATACCGTCGGGCGGGCTGGCCGACCGGCACGGCCGCAAGCGCGTGTTCATGACAGGCGTGGCCATTTTCCTGGCGGCTTCGGCCGCCTGCGGCCTGGCCGGCAGCGTGCAATGGCTGATCCTGGCGCGCGTCGCGCAGGCCATCGGCGCGGCACTGCTGACGCCGGCATCGCTGTCACTGGTGCTGGATGCCTTTCCGCAGGCGCGCCGCGCGGTGGTGGTCAGCATGTGGGGCGCGGTCAGCGCGCTGGCCGCCGCCGTAGGCCCCAGCCTGGGCTCGCTGGTGGCCGACAGCGCCGGCTGGCAATGGGCGTTTTACCTGAACCTGCCGCTGGGCGCCGTGTCGCTGTGGCGCGGCGCTTCCATGCTGCGCGAATCTTCGCGGCCCGAGACCCGGCGCCCGCTGGACCTGGTCGGCATGGCGCTGCTGATGGTGGGCGTGGGCGCCATCGCGCTGGCCATCGTGCAGGCCGACTCGCCCACGTGGCGGCGCGGCGATCTGCTTGCCGCGGCGGCCACGGGCATGGTGGCGCTGGCCGCGTTCGTCGCGTGGGCGCGCGCCGCGGCGGCGCCGCTGCTCGATCTGAGCCTGTTCCAGCATCGCACCTACCGCTACGTGAATCTGGCCACGCTGGCTTTCGGCATGGCATTCGCGATGATGTTCTTCGCGTTCTTCTTCTACATGATGGGCATCTGGCACTACAGCATGCCGCTGGCCGGCCTGGCCATCACGCCCGGCCCGCTGCTGGTGATACCCGCCGCGATCATCACCGGCCGGCTGGCGGCGCGGCACGGGCACCGGCCCTTTCTGGCCAGCGGCTCGCTGGTCTATGCCTGCGCGGGCCTGTGGTTCTTGCTGGTGCCCGGCGCCGAGCCCGACTACCTGCGCCACTGGTTGCCGGGCCTGCTGCTCAGCGGCCTGGGGGTGGGCATGGTGCTGCCCGCGCTGTCGGCGGCGGCGGTCAGCCGCTTGCCGGCCCGGCACTACGCGGTGGGCAGCGCGGTAAACCAGGCCACGCGCCAGATCGGTTCGGTAATGGGCGTGGCGGTGACTGTACTGTGGCTGGGCGCAGCCACGCTGCAGCGCGCCGACTTCACGCCGGTGTACGGCATGCATGTCGCGCTGGCCTTGCTGACGGGCCTGCTGTGCCTGGCGGTGGACACGCACCCGCGATCGCTGGCCGCGGCATCGCGCTGA
- a CDS encoding LysR family transcriptional regulator codes for MDTLQAMRAFVRATELGTLSAAAREAGIGQPTLSKWVAGLERQLGVRLFERSTTTLALTEQGRRFYQHATRVLEEYGEAVADARGLTEKPQGLLRVNSALAVGELRLNGLVHEFMAQYPDIEVELILNDRYVDLVEEGMDVALRLGTTLPPHAVARRIAHSPRYLVAAPAYLQGRPAIRAPTDLAACRQVRFAWLGSGDTIELGRLDGAGAAQAVQVPSRYRVNSALAVRESIMLGAGLGLVPAWLVHDMVADGRLLRVLPDWQAAPQQAHLLYPSRRYQPLRARLFIDFVARRLPTLPGFAAA; via the coding sequence ATGGATACCTTGCAGGCCATGCGGGCCTTTGTGCGCGCCACCGAACTGGGCACGCTGTCGGCCGCCGCCCGCGAAGCCGGCATCGGCCAACCCACGCTCAGCAAATGGGTAGCCGGACTGGAACGCCAGTTGGGCGTGCGGCTGTTCGAGCGCTCTACCACCACGCTGGCCCTGACCGAACAGGGCCGCCGTTTTTACCAGCACGCCACCCGCGTGCTGGAGGAGTATGGCGAAGCCGTGGCCGATGCGCGCGGCCTTACCGAAAAGCCCCAGGGCCTGCTGCGGGTGAATTCCGCGCTGGCGGTGGGCGAACTGCGCCTGAACGGACTGGTGCACGAATTCATGGCGCAGTACCCCGACATCGAAGTCGAGCTCATCCTGAACGACCGCTATGTCGACCTGGTGGAAGAAGGCATGGACGTGGCGCTGCGGCTGGGCACGACGCTGCCGCCGCATGCGGTGGCGCGCCGCATCGCCCATTCGCCGCGCTACCTGGTGGCCGCTCCCGCGTACTTGCAGGGCCGGCCGGCCATTCGTGCGCCCACCGACCTGGCCGCCTGCCGGCAGGTGCGCTTTGCATGGCTGGGCAGCGGCGACACCATCGAGCTCGGTCGGCTCGACGGTGCCGGCGCGGCGCAGGCGGTGCAAGTGCCCAGCCGCTATCGCGTCAACAGCGCGCTGGCCGTTCGTGAAAGCATCATGCTGGGCGCCGGGCTGGGCCTGGTGCCGGCCTGGCTGGTGCACGACATGGTGGCCGACGGCCGGCTGCTGCGCGTGCTGCCCGATTGGCAGGCGGCGCCGCAGCAGGCGCATCTGCTGTATCCGTCGCGGCGCTACCAGCCGCTGCGCGCGCGCCTGTTCATCGATTTCGTGGCGCGGCGCCTGCCCACGCTGCCGGGCTTCGCGGCGGCGTAA